Proteins encoded within one genomic window of Mycolicibacterium aubagnense:
- the lmeA gene encoding mannan chain length control protein LmeA has protein sequence MRKVLTRLLIPAAVLILVVVGTDFGFAIFAEYRMARSVRTAAHLHFDPWVAILGFPFGTQAARGRYQQVEVKAGGVAHPVVGKASLEATLYDMVASPKSWLIGPDAKLTSARLESRIIIDSTHVGRFMNIKDLLVEAPPNESDNATGGTTESGISDNHGLVFTGTPTAAGLDKRVSVSVDLSITGADHTNLVFTATEVLTGPGTAEEPVPDDKKAAVFRAFSTTMPGMKLPFGLAPTSEGARGSDVIIEGIASGVTVPLDGFRQS, from the coding sequence ATGCGTAAGGTGCTGACACGGCTGCTGATCCCCGCAGCCGTACTGATCCTCGTGGTCGTCGGCACCGATTTCGGCTTCGCGATCTTCGCCGAATACCGGATGGCCCGCAGCGTCCGCACGGCCGCCCACCTGCACTTCGATCCGTGGGTCGCGATCCTCGGATTCCCGTTCGGAACCCAGGCCGCGCGTGGCCGCTACCAGCAGGTCGAGGTGAAGGCCGGAGGCGTGGCGCACCCGGTCGTGGGTAAGGCCTCGCTCGAAGCCACGTTGTACGACATGGTCGCGTCGCCCAAGTCCTGGCTGATCGGCCCCGACGCCAAGCTGACGTCGGCCAGGCTGGAGAGCCGCATCATCATCGACTCCACCCACGTCGGCCGCTTCATGAACATCAAGGACCTGCTCGTCGAGGCCCCGCCGAACGAGAGCGACAATGCGACCGGCGGCACCACCGAATCCGGCATCTCCGACAATCACGGCCTCGTGTTCACCGGGACCCCGACCGCCGCCGGCCTCGACAAGCGCGTCAGCGTCTCGGTGGACCTGTCCATCACCGGAGCAGACCACACCAATCTGGTGTTCACCGCCACCGAGGTGCTGACCGGTCCGGGCACCGCCGAAGAGCCGGTGCCCGACGACAAGAAGGCCGCGGTGTTTCGCGCTTTCTCCACCACGATGCCGGGCATGAAGCTGCCGTTCGGGCTGGCCCCGACCAGCGAGGGCGCCCGCGGCTCCGATGTCATCATCGAAGGCATCGCCTCGGGAGTAACCGTGCCCCTGGATGGGTTCAGACAGTCATGA
- a CDS encoding DUF4395 domain-containing protein: protein MSDNSIETPQVDVRGPRFAAWVTTGVLIAALLASAASPLVAAAILAAQAVVFAIGAVGGPRKHPYGRIFATFVAPRLAPVTEKEPVAPLKFAQLVGLLFAIAGTVGFASGLTALGLGATAFALIAAFLNAAFGICLGCQIYPLVSRLRRTGIPATT, encoded by the coding sequence ATGTCAGACAATTCCATCGAAACCCCGCAGGTCGACGTGCGTGGACCCCGCTTCGCGGCCTGGGTCACCACCGGCGTGCTGATCGCTGCGCTGCTGGCATCGGCCGCGAGCCCACTCGTGGCCGCCGCGATTCTTGCCGCGCAGGCCGTGGTATTCGCAATCGGTGCGGTCGGCGGACCGCGCAAGCATCCGTACGGTCGCATCTTCGCCACCTTCGTCGCGCCGCGACTGGCGCCCGTGACCGAGAAGGAGCCGGTCGCACCGCTGAAGTTCGCGCAGCTCGTCGGACTACTGTTCGCGATCGCCGGGACCGTCGGCTTCGCCTCGGGCCTCACCGCGCTGGGCCTCGGCGCGACGGCCTTCGCGCTGATCGCCGCCTTCCTCAACGCCGCCTTCGGCATCTGCCTGGGCTGCCAGATCTACCCCCTGGTGTCGCGACTGCGCCGCACGGGTATCCCCGCCACCACGTGA
- a CDS encoding thioredoxin family protein, whose product MNSTVLVLTVLVAALGIAYIIGRLLTLRAGLMKEVPPAEPSTEADNSDLGLSTTGPTVVHFSATWCGPCAAVRRVVDQVCDDLGVAHVELDLDANPVAARRLSVLSLPTTFIFDASGQQRYRTAGVPKSADLREALLPLLA is encoded by the coding sequence ATGAACTCCACAGTTCTGGTGCTGACGGTCCTGGTCGCCGCCCTCGGGATCGCGTACATCATCGGCCGGCTGCTGACGCTGCGCGCCGGCTTGATGAAGGAAGTCCCGCCGGCCGAGCCGTCTACCGAAGCCGACAACTCCGATCTCGGTCTGTCCACCACCGGCCCGACCGTCGTACATTTCAGCGCAACGTGGTGCGGACCGTGCGCGGCCGTGCGCCGCGTGGTCGACCAGGTGTGTGACGACCTCGGCGTCGCGCACGTCGAACTCGACCTGGACGCCAATCCCGTTGCGGCCCGACGACTGTCGGTGCTCTCGCTGCCGACGACGTTCATCTTCGACGCTTCCGGGCAGCAGCGGTACCGCACCGCGGGCGTCCCGAAATCCGCTGATCTGCGCGAGGCCCTGCTACCGCTGTTGGCTTGA
- a CDS encoding Ms5788A family Cys-rich leader peptide, which produces MLSRLELLLTKRRAVDLCRVAGCCCCCCSC; this is translated from the coding sequence GTGCTATCCCGCCTCGAGCTCCTGCTCACCAAGCGTCGCGCAGTTGATCTGTGCCGCGTTGCGGGTTGTTGCTGTTGTTGTTGTAGCTGCTGA